The following proteins are co-located in the Clostridiales bacterium genome:
- the priA gene encoding primosomal protein N' yields the protein MKYVNVVIDNNTDHTDNLYTYSCADDNVRVGSKVTVPFAMGNRIKEAYVIQTADQLTEEIKGLKAVDAVDPEISLSEEAVATCIWMKRQYLCRYIDAIKCFTPAGTSSKRGKIRTPYKDATGESSGGKALTPEQKNAVESIRPVIAAGEHNVFLIHGVTGSGKTEIYMKVIEECIGRGRTAIMMVPEISLTPQTIDRFIGRFGTEQIAVLHSKLSLGERYDEWMRIRRGEVKIVIGARSAIFAPLENIGTIVLDEEHETTYKSDMTPKYDAVEVAIRRAKKNHAVVLLGSATPSLVSSYKAEQGEYHKILLKERYNGTPLPDVEIVDMREELKQGNRSIFSVSLYEEIKKNLAEKRQVILFLNRRGYSTFVSCRSCGYVMKCKECGISLTYHKSRNEAVCHFCGHSEKVPVLCPDCGGKYIKHFGTGTEKVEEMTREIFPDYNIDRLDLDTTTKKGSIDKILNSFRKGKTNILIGTQLVAKGLDFSNVGLVGIISADITLNVPDFRSAERTFQLITQAAGRAGRGDRRGRVLIQTYHPDHYAILAAKDHDYDTFYQSESLLRRQLGYPPFSDLMQVVLSAEKEKDALELCRQIAEEFIRGVGEEERRYVLGPQAAPMNKIKGLYRYQLLIKCFPGKRKAYTKVLNNIRLKISTDRNAKYLISVDVNPYSFL from the coding sequence ATGAAATATGTTAATGTAGTAATCGACAATAATACGGATCATACGGACAATTTGTATACTTACAGCTGTGCAGATGACAATGTAAGGGTGGGCAGTAAAGTTACCGTCCCCTTTGCTATGGGGAATCGTATTAAAGAAGCCTACGTCATTCAAACTGCGGATCAGCTGACGGAAGAGATCAAAGGTCTCAAAGCGGTTGATGCCGTTGACCCGGAGATTTCTTTAAGCGAAGAGGCGGTTGCTACATGTATCTGGATGAAACGGCAGTACCTTTGCAGGTATATTGATGCCATCAAGTGCTTTACCCCAGCGGGAACTTCTTCAAAAAGAGGGAAGATAAGGACGCCTTACAAGGATGCTACGGGGGAATCGTCAGGAGGGAAAGCACTGACGCCAGAGCAAAAGAATGCAGTGGAATCAATCCGGCCTGTCATTGCGGCAGGGGAACATAATGTTTTTCTGATTCACGGTGTGACCGGAAGCGGAAAGACGGAAATTTATATGAAAGTCATTGAGGAGTGTATCGGGAGAGGGAGAACTGCAATCATGATGGTTCCAGAAATCTCTTTGACACCTCAGACAATAGACCGATTTATCGGAAGATTTGGAACGGAACAGATTGCAGTTCTTCATAGTAAGCTGTCTCTGGGAGAGCGATATGATGAATGGATGAGAATTCGTCGTGGTGAGGTGAAGATTGTCATCGGCGCTCGTTCCGCAATTTTTGCGCCGCTGGAAAACATAGGGACAATCGTCCTTGATGAAGAGCATGAAACGACCTATAAATCTGATATGACGCCGAAATATGACGCAGTGGAAGTCGCGATCAGACGAGCGAAGAAAAACCATGCTGTGGTCCTTCTTGGGAGTGCAACCCCTTCTTTGGTCTCTTCCTATAAGGCGGAACAGGGTGAATATCACAAGATTCTGCTCAAGGAGAGATATAATGGAACGCCGCTTCCAGATGTAGAAATCGTTGATATGCGTGAGGAGCTAAAGCAGGGAAATCGTTCAATTTTCAGTGTGTCGCTCTATGAGGAAATCAAAAAAAATCTCGCAGAAAAAAGGCAGGTTATTCTTTTCTTGAACAGACGAGGATACTCAACCTTTGTATCCTGCAGATCCTGCGGCTACGTAATGAAATGCAAGGAATGCGGTATTTCACTTACATATCATAAGTCCAGAAATGAAGCGGTTTGCCACTTCTGCGGTCATAGTGAAAAGGTGCCTGTCCTCTGCCCCGATTGCGGAGGGAAATACATCAAACATTTCGGGACTGGTACAGAAAAAGTGGAGGAGATGACCAGGGAAATTTTCCCCGATTATAACATCGATCGGCTGGATTTAGACACCACCACCAAAAAAGGCAGCATAGACAAGATTTTAAATTCCTTCAGAAAGGGTAAAACTAATATATTGATTGGTACGCAGCTGGTGGCGAAGGGCCTAGACTTTTCCAATGTCGGCCTGGTTGGTATTATATCTGCGGATATCACCCTGAATGTACCGGATTTTCGTTCGGCAGAGAGAACCTTCCAGCTCATCACTCAGGCCGCTGGGCGAGCCGGTAGGGGAGATCGCAGAGGCCGAGTTCTCATCCAAACCTATCATCCGGATCATTACGCGATTTTGGCTGCTAAAGATCATGATTACGATACCTTCTATCAGTCAGAGTCACTGCTGCGTAGGCAGCTAGGGTATCCTCCCTTTAGTGATTTGATGCAGGTGGTTTTGTCTGCTGAGAAAGAAAAAGATGCATTGGAGCTGTGCAGACAGATTGCAGAAGAATTTATTCGGGGTGTGGGCGAGGAGGAACGGCGGTATGTGCTTGGTCCCCAGGCGGCGCCCATGAACAAGATAAAAGGACTTTACCGTTATCAGCTGCTGATCAAGTGCTTTCCCGGTAAACGGAAAGCTTATACTAAGGTGCTGAATAACATCAGATTGAAAATAAGCACCGACAGAAATGCAAAATATCTCATTTCTGTCGACGTAAATCCATATAGTTTTTTATAG
- the def gene encoding peptide deformylase produces MALRNIVQEGDEILRKRAKEVTEINDHIRMILDDMIETMREKNGVGIAAPQVGILKRMFIAEVDGELIEMINPEILETEGSQSEDEGCLSLPGYIGTVERPEYIKMKGLNRDGKEMVYEGTGFLPIVLSHEYDHLDGILYTDKAKNIREFDRDDE; encoded by the coding sequence ATGGCATTAAGAAACATTGTACAGGAAGGCGACGAAATTTTAAGAAAGAGAGCAAAAGAAGTTACAGAGATCAATGATCATATCCGTATGATTCTTGACGACATGATTGAAACCATGAGGGAGAAGAACGGTGTGGGTATTGCAGCTCCTCAGGTAGGAATTTTGAAGAGAATGTTCATTGCTGAAGTAGATGGTGAACTCATCGAGATGATTAATCCTGAGATCCTTGAAACAGAAGGATCCCAGAGCGAAGATGAAGGCTGCCTGAGCCTGCCCGGATATATCGGAACCGTTGAACGGCCAGAATATATTAAGATGAAGGGCCTTAACAGAGATGGAAAAGAAATGGTATATGAGGGAACTGGCTTTCTGCCAATCGTACTAAGCCACGAGTACGACCACCTTGATGGCATTCTTTATACAGACAAAGCCAAGAATATAAGAGAGTTTGATCGAGATGATGAATAA
- a CDS encoding methionyl-tRNA formyltransferase has product MKIVYMGTPEFAVPPLKSLCESGYQVELVVTQPDKARDRGKKVQFPPVKETALQYGVEVLQPEKIKGNEEFFNRIREIKPDLIIVAAYGKLLPLELLEIPELGCINIHASLLPKYRGAAPIHRCIIEGEKTTGITLMYMEEGLDTGDMIASRFVDVEDKNTAQLHEELSVMGAELLMDTLPNIMNGTAGRTKQDDSMASYAPMVFKQDGLIDFGKSPEEIERLIRGLNSWPVAHTLYLGETMKIWEAKALDEKSAEPCGTIRAVSNEGIKVSAGGRSLMITKLQMPGKRAMQVSEYLKGNKIEIGEVLG; this is encoded by the coding sequence ATTAAAATCGTCTATATGGGTACGCCTGAGTTTGCAGTCCCGCCGCTGAAAAGTCTGTGTGAAAGCGGTTATCAGGTGGAGCTTGTGGTCACCCAGCCTGATAAGGCGAGAGATAGAGGAAAAAAGGTGCAGTTCCCTCCGGTAAAGGAAACTGCCCTTCAATACGGCGTCGAAGTGCTGCAGCCGGAAAAAATAAAGGGCAATGAGGAGTTTTTCAACCGCATCAGAGAGATCAAACCCGATTTGATCATCGTCGCGGCATACGGGAAGCTTCTCCCTCTTGAGCTTCTTGAAATTCCTGAGTTGGGATGTATCAACATTCATGCATCTCTTCTGCCCAAATACAGGGGAGCAGCACCAATCCACAGATGTATTATTGAAGGCGAAAAAACGACAGGCATCACGCTGATGTATATGGAAGAAGGCTTGGATACCGGTGATATGATCGCTTCCAGATTTGTTGATGTGGAGGATAAAAACACTGCTCAGCTCCATGAGGAACTGTCGGTAATGGGAGCAGAGCTCTTGATGGATACACTTCCGAATATCATGAACGGAACTGCAGGAAGGACCAAGCAGGATGACAGCATGGCAAGCTATGCTCCTATGGTATTTAAGCAGGATGGTCTGATTGATTTTGGAAAATCCCCAGAAGAAATTGAACGGCTCATCAGAGGGCTGAATTCATGGCCGGTGGCCCATACGCTTTATCTTGGGGAAACGATGAAGATTTGGGAAGCCAAAGCACTTGATGAGAAGTCTGCAGAACCATGCGGTACGATCAGAGCGGTCTCAAATGAGGGAATAAAAGTTTCGGCAGGGGGGCGGTCACTGATGATCACAAAGCTACAGATGCCTGGAAAACGTGCGATGCAAGTATCCGAATACCTTAAGGGGAACAAAATCGAAATCGGTGAAGTTTTAGGGTGA
- a CDS encoding zinc metallopeptidase, whose amino-acid sequence MYLGMFDPTIIILIPAIIFTMYAQSKVNSAYNKYATVRNRKGMTGAQAARRILDSNGLQDVPIEVTNQRLGDHYHPGKRVMRLSPRVFNDPSIASVSIAAHEAGHAIQHAEGYIPLRFRGILAPLATFSSRLAWPILIVGLMIIGAGNLYQGNMIFNIGIILYTLAVLFQLITLPVEFNASKRAIAQMNDLGIIYVEETASAKKVLSAAALTYVAALAAAVATLLRMLALRGRQ is encoded by the coding sequence ATGTATTTAGGAATGTTTGATCCGACAATTATTATATTGATACCGGCGATTATTTTTACCATGTATGCACAAAGCAAGGTGAATTCCGCCTATAACAAATACGCAACTGTAAGAAACAGAAAGGGCATGACGGGCGCTCAGGCTGCCAGAAGAATTCTGGACAGCAATGGACTTCAGGATGTGCCTATTGAGGTAACAAACCAAAGGCTGGGAGATCATTATCATCCGGGTAAGCGTGTCATGCGTTTGTCGCCGCGAGTGTTCAATGATCCGTCTATTGCGTCAGTCAGCATTGCCGCGCATGAAGCAGGCCATGCAATTCAGCATGCAGAAGGGTATATTCCTCTTCGGTTCAGGGGAATTCTGGCGCCGCTGGCAACGTTTTCATCAAGACTAGCCTGGCCCATTTTGATTGTCGGTTTGATGATCATCGGGGCAGGGAACCTCTATCAGGGAAATATGATCTTTAATATCGGTATCATCTTGTACACTTTGGCAGTTTTATTTCAATTAATTACACTGCCGGTGGAGTTTAATGCAAGCAAAAGAGCAATTGCTCAGATGAACGATTTAGGAATAATTTATGTGGAAGAGACCGCAAGTGCCAAGAAGGTACTTTCTGCAGCTGCTTTGACTTATGTAGCCGCATTGGCTGCTGCAGTAGCGACTCTTCTTAGAATGTTAGCGCTAAGGGGGCGTCAGTGA
- the rsmB gene encoding 16S rRNA (cytosine(967)-C(5))-methyltransferase RsmB: MDKNRRTAYFTLLDVETKNSYSHIALNHHIISGKPDSPSFVRELVYGVLENKTYLDYMIEHFIKTPAAKMKTSDLIVLRMGFYQLKFLSGVPEYAAVSESVDLAKRFCKGREGFVNGVLRSFVRAGKTVELPDRAADEVKYLSIKYSYEPWIIELWMEQYETPFVEELLEAGNTTPDLVVRVNRLKTSKEDLKRRLTAKGYLAEDGVLCKEALHVEGRGLLDGKLYHNGMFSVQDESSILAVNILDPQADELVMDVCAAPGGKTLAIAEKMGNRGEIVAWDIYRRKLAIIDKEAERLGVTNITTKTWDATRVDSSMIEKADRVLVDAPCSGLGVVRRKPEIKYKKQTRELEELPKKQLAILSASSKYVKPGGVLVYSTCTISHNENQKVVKEFLKKNSSFSKVEELQLLPNINNTDGFFICKMKKDESLIGD, translated from the coding sequence ATGGATAAGAACAGAAGAACTGCATACTTTACACTACTGGATGTCGAAACAAAGAACTCCTATTCCCACATCGCTTTGAATCATCATATTATCAGCGGAAAGCCGGATTCCCCGTCATTTGTCAGGGAACTGGTCTATGGTGTTTTGGAGAACAAGACCTACTTGGATTATATGATAGAACATTTCATAAAAACCCCTGCCGCTAAAATGAAGACAAGCGATCTCATCGTATTAAGAATGGGATTCTATCAGCTGAAATTTCTCAGCGGTGTTCCGGAGTATGCTGCAGTCAGTGAAAGTGTTGATTTGGCAAAGAGATTCTGCAAGGGCAGAGAGGGTTTTGTCAATGGCGTGCTGAGAAGCTTCGTTCGGGCAGGAAAAACGGTGGAACTACCCGATCGCGCTGCAGATGAGGTAAAGTATCTTTCCATCAAATATTCCTATGAGCCTTGGATCATAGAACTGTGGATGGAACAATATGAAACGCCATTTGTGGAGGAACTGCTAGAAGCGGGAAATACTACGCCGGATTTGGTTGTGCGGGTCAATCGGCTTAAAACTTCCAAAGAGGATTTAAAGAGACGGCTCACCGCCAAGGGGTATCTTGCTGAGGACGGAGTTCTTTGCAAGGAGGCGCTGCATGTTGAGGGGCGCGGGCTGCTTGATGGAAAACTATATCATAATGGAATGTTTTCCGTTCAGGATGAAAGCTCTATTCTTGCTGTCAATATTCTTGATCCCCAGGCTGATGAGCTTGTTATGGATGTTTGCGCAGCACCTGGAGGGAAAACCTTGGCAATTGCCGAGAAGATGGGCAATAGAGGCGAGATTGTCGCATGGGATATCTATAGACGGAAACTGGCAATTATCGATAAGGAAGCAGAGAGATTGGGTGTGACCAATATTACAACGAAGACCTGGGATGCCACCAGAGTGGATTCTTCCATGATCGAAAAGGCCGACCGAGTACTTGTGGATGCTCCTTGCTCAGGCCTTGGAGTAGTCCGCAGAAAACCGGAGATAAAGTATAAAAAACAAACAAGAGAACTGGAAGAACTTCCAAAGAAGCAGCTTGCAATACTTTCAGCATCCTCCAAGTATGTGAAACCCGGTGGAGTTCTGGTTTACAGCACTTGCACCATTTCTCACAACGAGAATCAAAAAGTCGTGAAAGAGTTCCTAAAAAAGAATTCGAGCTTTAGCAAGGTTGAGGAGCTTCAGCTTCTTCCGAACATCAACAACACGGATGGATTCTTTATTTGTAAAATGAAGAAAGATGAAAGCCTGATCGGAGATTGA
- a CDS encoding Stp1/IreP family PP2C-type Ser/Thr phosphatase: MTQVGFKTDRGRKRGRNEDSLFVMPKEEIYIVADGVGGQNSGELASTMAVKGIAEYIKSRPLKGAENEDELRSYFLDCMRLVNDLIYQASKQSPENAGMATTAVLLYLNKRTAYFINIGDSRAYIYRDGQISQVTEDHTYVNELVKGGSITRAEAENHPQKNMITRALGGDDKVLPDFYRLDTNKGDIIILCTDGLYGEVAVDEICSMAAVTSSMSTLSRKLVERANENGGHDNITVICLKI; encoded by the coding sequence ATGACACAAGTGGGATTTAAAACGGATAGAGGCAGAAAGAGAGGGAGAAACGAAGACTCTCTTTTCGTCATGCCAAAAGAGGAAATTTATATCGTTGCTGACGGAGTCGGCGGCCAGAATTCAGGGGAACTGGCTAGTACGATGGCAGTCAAAGGTATTGCCGAATACATAAAATCGCGGCCATTAAAGGGTGCTGAAAACGAAGATGAACTGCGGAGTTACTTTCTGGATTGCATGAGATTAGTGAATGACTTGATTTATCAGGCTTCTAAGCAGTCTCCTGAAAATGCGGGAATGGCCACTACCGCAGTGCTTCTTTATTTGAACAAAAGAACTGCCTATTTTATTAACATTGGTGACAGCAGAGCCTATATTTACAGGGACGGGCAGATCAGCCAGGTTACCGAAGACCATACCTATGTAAATGAATTGGTGAAAGGCGGCTCAATTACTAGAGCAGAAGCGGAAAACCATCCGCAGAAAAATATGATAACAAGGGCGCTGGGAGGAGATGATAAAGTCCTTCCAGATTTTTATCGATTGGATACCAACAAAGGTGATATCATCATTCTATGCACTGACGGCCTTTACGGAGAGGTGGCTGTGGACGAAATCTGCAGCATGGCAGCAGTAACAAGTTCCATGAGCACTTTGAGCAGGAAGCTGGTAGAACGTGCCAATGAGAACGGTGGACATGACAACATAACAGTAATTTGTTTGAAAATATAA
- the pknB gene encoding Stk1 family PASTA domain-containing Ser/Thr kinase, with product MSSRILAGRYELLEKIGDGGMAVVYKARCRLLNRFVAIKILKPEFTKDLKFIESFRRESQSAASLSHPNIVNIFDVGKEGNIHYIVMELVEGKVLSDIIKEEGPMEFQKAVEIVKQIALALNFAHKNHIIHRDVKPHNILITPEGVAKITDFGIAKAVNAGTIVGNTGTIMGSVHYFSPEQARGGYVDEKSDIYSLGIVLYELVTGKVPFDAENPVAVAIMHMNDEMVPPSTYVPEIPSAVEDIIMKATNKYQVNRFKTASEMYEALCQADMHKTRALSGFDHYSGAGLDATIVMNAVNGFNGAADTGEDNTGDMRKKNKENKPKKRIRINKVKVAAIILALICAIPVSQLILSAFNSLTATKEVAVPSVQGMTVDQATAELSKYNLKIKVGDAVTSSQFAEGEIVSQDPKAEMMVKEGFSVTVSISKGKEEDGKIPNVVNKTASDAKFILESYGFEQGSVSTENSDFPKDVVIRQSPDAGTKADPGTKVNLVVSLGKAIEQVQVPDVKGKDIDAAKAELEKIGLRFGAVSYEMSEAYEINTVMWQQYEPNTMVDKDTAVNLKVSTGDQPPATSRSIPLTVDFSNAKNEVFYLTVVISDESGVRTIINREQMIKSDGSQILSLSGDGAGTVKVLFDNDVVMEKSVNFNTGEIN from the coding sequence ATGAGTAGTAGAATACTTGCTGGCAGGTATGAATTACTTGAAAAGATAGGCGATGGCGGTATGGCCGTCGTATATAAAGCAAGATGTCGATTACTAAATCGCTTTGTAGCGATCAAGATATTAAAGCCTGAATTTACAAAGGATCTAAAATTCATAGAGAGCTTTCGGCGAGAATCCCAATCGGCAGCAAGTCTTTCTCACCCAAACATCGTTAATATTTTTGATGTGGGCAAGGAAGGCAATATCCATTACATTGTGATGGAGCTGGTTGAAGGAAAGGTTTTGAGCGATATTATCAAGGAAGAAGGCCCTATGGAATTCCAAAAAGCAGTGGAAATCGTTAAGCAGATAGCCCTTGCTTTAAATTTTGCTCATAAAAATCACATCATACATAGGGACGTGAAGCCGCATAATATTCTGATTACCCCTGAAGGAGTGGCAAAAATCACTGATTTTGGGATTGCGAAAGCGGTGAATGCGGGAACCATTGTTGGCAATACCGGAACGATTATGGGTTCGGTTCACTATTTTTCACCAGAACAGGCACGAGGCGGCTATGTGGATGAAAAATCTGATATCTATTCGCTGGGAATTGTTCTTTACGAATTGGTGACAGGAAAGGTCCCCTTCGATGCGGAAAACCCTGTTGCAGTTGCCATCATGCATATGAATGATGAGATGGTACCTCCCTCCACCTATGTTCCGGAAATACCGTCTGCCGTGGAAGATATCATCATGAAGGCGACAAACAAATACCAGGTGAATCGCTTTAAAACGGCCAGTGAGATGTATGAAGCGCTGTGCCAGGCAGATATGCATAAAACAAGAGCCTTATCCGGTTTCGATCATTATTCGGGCGCCGGTTTGGATGCAACAATCGTTATGAACGCCGTCAATGGTTTTAACGGGGCGGCAGACACAGGAGAGGACAATACCGGAGATATGAGAAAGAAGAATAAAGAAAACAAACCGAAAAAACGGATTCGAATTAATAAAGTAAAGGTGGCCGCTATCATTTTAGCGCTGATTTGTGCAATTCCGGTGAGCCAGCTGATTCTGAGTGCATTTAACAGCCTTACCGCAACAAAAGAGGTAGCAGTTCCCAGCGTTCAGGGTATGACCGTTGATCAGGCAACTGCGGAACTGAGCAAGTACAACCTGAAGATCAAGGTAGGAGATGCAGTGACCAGCTCCCAATTTGCCGAAGGCGAGATCGTATCCCAAGACCCTAAAGCGGAAATGATGGTGAAGGAAGGGTTCTCCGTAACCGTTAGTATCAGCAAGGGTAAAGAAGAGGACGGCAAAATACCGAATGTAGTGAATAAGACAGCTTCTGATGCAAAATTCATTTTGGAAAGCTATGGTTTTGAGCAGGGCAGTGTATCGACGGAAAACAGTGATTTTCCGAAGGATGTTGTCATACGCCAGTCTCCAGATGCGGGGACCAAGGCAGATCCTGGTACCAAGGTAAATCTGGTGGTCAGCCTGGGTAAGGCAATCGAACAGGTTCAGGTTCCAGATGTAAAAGGAAAAGATATCGATGCGGCTAAGGCAGAACTGGAAAAGATTGGTCTGCGTTTTGGTGCTGTAAGCTATGAGATGAGTGAGGCTTACGAAATCAATACAGTTATGTGGCAGCAGTACGAACCAAACACGATGGTGGATAAGGATACCGCTGTGAATCTAAAGGTCAGCACCGGCGATCAGCCGCCTGCAACTTCTAGGTCCATTCCGCTGACGGTTGACTTTAGCAATGCAAAGAACGAGGTATTTTATCTGACTGTGGTTATATCTGATGAGTCCGGTGTAAGAACCATCATCAACAGAGAGCAGATGATTAAGAGCGACGGCTCTCAGATTCTTTCTCTGTCAGGTGACGGTGCGGGTACCGTAAAAGTTCTTTTTGACAACGATGTTGTGATGGAGAAAAGTGTAAACTTTAATACTGGAGAAATTAATTAA
- the rsgA gene encoding ribosome small subunit-dependent GTPase A — translation MKGIIIKGIAGFYYVKTEERVYQSKARGIFKKDGITPYVGDEVIIAPLDETEAVVNEILPRKNCFIRPPIANVDCFIIVTAAAKPQPNPDIIDKFLVMAEKNHTDIIVCINKIDLVSEEKRRSIESIYESIYPVVCICGATGDGIQTLVQLMGSRKCALAGPSGTGKSTILNRLQTRFLVETGDISEKTKRGKHTTRHVELFETDSGALVFDTPGFTSFDILDADTEELHFLYPEMVPFIGSCKYDDCRHVKEPDCSVRDAVIAGKIHESRYQSYLSQYKEIQEKKKY, via the coding sequence ATGAAGGGTATCATCATAAAGGGGATTGCAGGGTTTTATTACGTTAAGACAGAAGAACGCGTCTATCAGAGTAAAGCCAGGGGGATTTTTAAGAAGGATGGGATCACTCCATATGTAGGAGATGAGGTTATCATTGCGCCTCTAGACGAAACGGAAGCGGTTGTCAATGAAATTTTGCCGAGAAAGAACTGCTTTATTCGTCCTCCCATTGCAAACGTTGATTGCTTTATCATCGTTACCGCAGCTGCAAAGCCCCAGCCGAACCCTGATATTATAGATAAATTTCTTGTTATGGCTGAAAAAAATCATACAGACATCATTGTGTGTATCAATAAGATCGATCTTGTAAGCGAAGAAAAGCGGAGATCGATCGAGAGCATTTATGAGAGCATCTATCCGGTTGTTTGTATTTGCGGAGCGACGGGAGATGGGATTCAAACGCTTGTACAATTGATGGGGTCACGAAAGTGTGCTCTGGCAGGTCCTTCCGGCACAGGAAAATCAACCATACTCAATCGCCTTCAAACCCGCTTTCTTGTTGAAACCGGGGATATCAGTGAGAAGACGAAGCGAGGAAAGCATACCACTCGGCATGTGGAACTGTTTGAGACGGATTCCGGTGCGCTGGTGTTTGATACGCCTGGCTTTACCTCCTTCGATATCTTGGATGCTGATACAGAGGAATTGCATTTCCTTTATCCGGAGATGGTACCTTTCATCGGAAGTTGTAAATATGATGACTGCAGGCACGTCAAAGAACCGGACTGCAGCGTAAGAGATGCTGTTATAGCAGGGAAGATTCATGAATCCCGATATCAGTCCTACTTGAGTCAATACAAAGAGATTCAGGAAAAGAAGAAGTATTAA
- a CDS encoding ribulose-phosphate 3-epimerase, whose amino-acid sequence MNRLAPSLLSADFSRLGQQVAAIEKAGAQVIHVDVMDGHFVPNISFGAVVMKSLLGKTKLPFDVHLMIENPDQYLESFVTDNTEIITVHAEACRHLHRTVQHIKSLGVKAGVALNPATPLSVLDYVLEDLDLVLIMSVNPGFGGQKFIPSQLDKIKTLKEMKDQRNPKLVIAVDGGINLDNIKTVADAGVELLVAGSMVFDAPDIESRVKELLELIQ is encoded by the coding sequence ATGAACCGCTTAGCACCCTCATTATTATCCGCAGATTTTTCCAGACTTGGCCAGCAGGTTGCCGCGATCGAAAAGGCAGGGGCACAGGTAATCCATGTAGATGTAATGGATGGACATTTCGTCCCCAATATCAGCTTTGGTGCTGTGGTAATGAAAAGTCTTTTGGGAAAGACAAAGCTTCCCTTTGATGTTCATCTGATGATCGAAAACCCAGATCAGTATCTAGAGAGCTTCGTGACGGACAATACCGAGATTATAACGGTTCATGCGGAAGCTTGCCGACATCTGCACAGAACGGTTCAGCATATTAAATCTCTTGGGGTCAAGGCCGGAGTGGCGTTGAATCCTGCTACTCCCCTTTCGGTTTTGGACTATGTCCTGGAGGATCTTGATCTTGTTTTGATCATGTCTGTTAATCCGGGATTTGGGGGGCAGAAATTCATTCCCTCTCAGCTTGATAAGATTAAGACACTGAAGGAAATGAAAGATCAGAGAAATCCCAAACTGGTAATCGCAGTTGATGGCGGCATCAACTTGGATAACATCAAAACCGTGGCAGATGCAGGAGTTGAACTTCTTGTAGCAGGCTCGATGGTCTTTGATGCGCCTGATATAGAGAGCAGAGTGAAAGAATTGCTGGAGCTGATTCAATAG
- a CDS encoding triose-phosphate isomerase, translated as MNQKLYFGTNLKMYKTISDTLDYLSKLADLTKDISRDNIELFVIPSYTSLVKASETIDQNLIKLGAQNMNWEDQGQFTGEISPIMLKELNLELVMIGHSERRHVFRESDIDENKKVRSALSHDLTVLLCIGETLEEKNFGVSEEVLRRQLKIGLHNIPNERIHQLWIAYEPVWAIGVNGIPATSDYAERMHRLIKECLSELFGEEAKQIPVLYGGSVNPGNAEDLIVQPSIDGLFTGRSAWQADDFNLLIRSSLLTYQNRESAADTNK; from the coding sequence ATGAATCAGAAACTTTATTTCGGCACCAATCTGAAAATGTATAAAACCATCTCTGATACCTTGGATTATTTGAGCAAATTGGCGGATTTGACCAAAGACATCAGCAGGGACAACATCGAACTGTTTGTCATCCCATCTTATACCTCTCTTGTGAAAGCATCAGAAACCATCGATCAAAATTTAATAAAATTGGGTGCTCAGAATATGAATTGGGAAGATCAGGGGCAATTTACCGGAGAAATCTCTCCTATTATGCTGAAAGAATTGAATCTTGAGCTGGTTATGATCGGTCATTCTGAGAGAAGGCACGTTTTTAGAGAATCGGATATTGATGAAAATAAAAAGGTACGTTCTGCTCTTTCTCACGACCTTACCGTTTTACTCTGCATCGGAGAGACCCTTGAAGAAAAAAACTTCGGCGTCAGTGAGGAAGTCCTCCGAAGACAGCTTAAAATTGGACTTCACAATATCCCCAATGAACGTATTCATCAATTGTGGATTGCCTACGAACCAGTGTGGGCTATTGGAGTGAATGGAATTCCCGCAACCTCAGATTATGCAGAACGCATGCATCGGCTAATCAAGGAATGTCTCTCCGAATTATTTGGAGAAGAAGCAAAACAAATACCCGTCCTTTACGGAGGAAGTGTCAATCCGGGGAATGCAGAAGATTTGATTGTTCAGCCATCCATTGATGGACTCTTTACAGGACGAAGTGCCTGGCAGGCAGATGATTTCAACCTGTTGATCAGAAGTTCACTGCTGACTTATCAGAATAGAGAGAGCGCAGCTGACACGAACAAATGA